One region of Haloprofundus salilacus genomic DNA includes:
- a CDS encoding oligosaccharide flippase family protein, with protein sequence MKVGAEVSKRFVANVFGTVAGFAGTVYFTQELGAPGLGVYAIFTSFQMAMATLVTFGLFSAVTKRVSEGENQAKHFTSGVLIVLVGTTLSAVAFAAAAPLVNGILDVEAALLVPLGVLSWSLMRLTGAFLEGKGRVALAGFLENGRYVVIVGIQTALLLAGHGVYALLWGLVLGQLTTFLVAYLGYARVIPAFPSTELVGDFLAFSKYTYVQSLGSQLFKQADYIVLGQLFGTGAAGLYKISFTLTEAAMLFSSALSNVSYPEFSRLEANDRTERIRELLAKSVTYAGLFAIPALGGGLVVGNDLLRVVYGVNAGVVSLGGLGVVGVGNLLIAVLALANLSNGYRSVLESYFLGTNRPRISALSSVVLIATYAVLVVPLAVAGGPIGLGVVTTVSFGGSCLFLWRKLDYRPAREVAKDIGSQLAATVAMMAVVAALYAVLGGVSGPLSLCLLLGVGGVAYFASLLVVNGRLRNDAWWVVRDLTGEMR encoded by the coding sequence ATGAAGGTCGGCGCGGAGGTGTCGAAGCGGTTCGTCGCGAACGTCTTCGGAACCGTCGCCGGGTTCGCCGGGACGGTGTACTTTACGCAGGAACTCGGCGCGCCCGGACTCGGCGTCTACGCCATCTTCACGAGTTTCCAGATGGCGATGGCGACGCTCGTGACGTTCGGCCTGTTCAGCGCCGTCACCAAGCGGGTGAGCGAGGGCGAGAATCAGGCGAAACACTTCACGAGCGGGGTGCTCATCGTCCTCGTCGGCACGACCCTTTCGGCTGTCGCGTTCGCGGCGGCCGCGCCGCTCGTCAACGGCATCCTCGACGTCGAGGCCGCGCTATTGGTCCCCTTAGGGGTTCTCTCGTGGAGCCTCATGCGATTGACCGGTGCGTTCCTCGAAGGGAAAGGTCGCGTCGCGCTGGCGGGCTTCCTCGAAAACGGACGCTACGTCGTCATCGTCGGCATCCAGACCGCGCTGCTGCTCGCCGGGCACGGCGTGTACGCGCTGCTGTGGGGTCTCGTCCTCGGACAGTTGACGACGTTCCTCGTGGCGTATCTCGGCTACGCCCGGGTGATTCCTGCCTTTCCGTCGACCGAACTCGTCGGCGACTTTCTGGCGTTCTCGAAGTACACGTACGTACAGTCGCTCGGGTCGCAGTTGTTCAAGCAGGCCGACTACATTGTCCTCGGACAGCTGTTCGGCACCGGCGCGGCCGGACTGTACAAGATTTCGTTCACCTTGACCGAGGCGGCGATGCTGTTCTCCTCGGCGCTGTCGAACGTGTCGTACCCGGAGTTCTCCCGCCTCGAAGCGAACGACCGCACCGAACGAATCCGCGAACTGCTCGCGAAGTCGGTGACGTACGCCGGGCTGTTCGCGATTCCGGCGCTCGGCGGCGGACTCGTCGTCGGTAACGATCTGCTCAGAGTCGTCTACGGCGTCAACGCCGGAGTCGTCTCGCTCGGCGGCCTAGGCGTAGTCGGCGTCGGCAACCTCCTCATCGCCGTCCTCGCGCTGGCGAACCTCTCGAACGGCTATCGGAGCGTGCTCGAGTCGTACTTCCTCGGGACGAACCGTCCACGAATTAGCGCGCTGAGTTCGGTCGTCCTCATCGCGACGTACGCCGTCCTCGTCGTTCCCCTCGCCGTCGCCGGCGGCCCCATCGGGTTGGGGGTCGTGACGACCGTCAGTTTCGGCGGAAGCTGTCTGTTCCTCTGGCGGAAACTCGACTACCGACCGGCGCGGGAGGTAGCGAAGGACATCGGGAGCCAGTTGGCGGCGACAGTGGCGATGATGGCGGTCGTCGCGGCGCTGTACGCGGTTCTCGGCGGAGTCTCCGGCCCCCTCTCTCTGTGTCTGCTGCTCGGCGTCGGCGGAGTGGCGTACTTCGCGTCGTTGCTCGTCGTGAACGGACGGCTCAGAAACGACGCCTGGTGGGTCGTCCGGGACCTGACCGGTGAGATGCGGTGA